From Camelina sativa cultivar DH55 chromosome 20, Cs, whole genome shotgun sequence, the proteins below share one genomic window:
- the LOC104770727 gene encoding uncharacterized protein LOC104770727 → MAELQSVEGHQINGGFISPAIITSAEAPETSAAATVSVGSKRLRRPSVRLGDIGGDQYHHQHVVAAYDSPHVRRPKWRPSGGGNNRKEPSNQSGRTTSSSRTRAMTNLSSGYENAGTLDEDPIAIGSWRVKKWVKSSGGGETATTMTTTTTNTTASAKRVRSNWAGRNDGDEKLSGGEEEEDDDDEEEEEEEDELGEEGFRDFSREDSESPMKERTQENRRRYDVELSGDWQSGGRGREGVKIWLQELGLGRYWPMFEMHEVDEQVLPLLTLEDLKDMGINAVGSRRKMYCAIQKLGREFS, encoded by the coding sequence ATGGCCGAGCTACAGTCAGTAGAAGGTCACCAGATTAACGGCGGATTTATCTCGCCGGCGATAATAACATCCGCCGAAGCACCGGAAACATCCGCCGCCGCCACAGTTTCAGTCGGATCGAAACGATTGAGAAGACCTAGCGTTAGGTTAGGAGACATCGGCGGCGACCAGTATCACCACCAACACGTTGTCGCGGCTTACGATTCGCCGCACGTGCGTCGGCCGAAATGGAGGCCGAGTGGTGGTGGTAACAACAGGAAGGAGCCGAGTAATCAGAGTGGGAGGACGACGTCTTCGTCTAGGACGAGAGCTATGACGAATTTGAGCTCCGGGTACGAGAACGCCGGAACCCTAGATGAAGATCCGATTGCGATTGGGAGTTGGCGGGTTAAGAAATGGGTCAAATCATCCGGTGGTGGAGAGACTGCGACcacgatgacgacgacgacgacgaataCCACAGCTTCAGCGAAGCGAGTTCGTTCGAATTGGGCGGGGAGAAACGATGGTGATGAGAAACTgagtggaggagaagaagaggaagatgatgacgatgaagaagaagaagaagaggaagatgaattGGGAGAAGAAGGGTTTAGGGATTTTAGCAGAGAAGATTCTGAGAGTCCGATGAAAGAACGAACGCAGGAGAATAGGAGAAGGTACGATGTTGAGTTATCAGGTGATTGGCAAAgcggtgggagaggaagagaaggtgTTAAGATATGGTTACAAGAGTTAGGGTTAGGGAGATACTGGCCTATGTTTGAGATGCATGAAGTTGATGAACAAGTCTTACCATTGTTGACTTTGGAGGATCTTAAAGATATGGGGATCAATGCTGTTGGGTCAAGGAGGAAGATGTATTGTGCTATTCAGAAGCTTGGGAGAGAGTTCTCTtga
- the LOC104770728 gene encoding long chain base biosynthesis protein 2a-like, translating into MITIPYLTAVSTYFSYGLLFAFGQLRDFFRRFIDWWLTTNLHGYAPICLGHEDFYIRRLYHRIQDCFERPISSAPDAWFDVVERYSNDNNKTFKRTTKTSRCLNLGSYNYLGFGSFDEYCTPRVIESLKKFSASTCSSRVDAGTTFVHAELEECVTRFVGKPAAVVFGMGYATNSAIIPVLIGKGGLIISDSLNHSSIVNGARGSGATIRVFQHNTPSHLERVLREQIADGQPRTHRPWKKIIVVVEGIYSMEGEICHLPEVVAICKKYKAYVYLDEAHSIGAIGKTGKGICELLGVDTADVDVMMGTFTKSFGSCGGYIAGSKELVQYLKHQCPAHLYATSIPTPSAQQIISAIKVILGEDGSNRGAQKLARIRENSNFFRAELQKMGFEVLGDNDSPVMPIMLYNPAKIPAFSRECLRQKVAVVVVGFPATPLLLARARICISASHSREDLIRALKVISKVGDLSGIKYFPAEPKKIEQTKNDIKLD; encoded by the exons ATGATTACGATCCCTTATCTAACCGCTGTATCAACCTACTTCAGCTACGGATTGCTCTTTGCTTTTGGCCAGCTCCGTGATTTCTTCCGCCGCTTCATTGATTGGTGGCTCACCACCAATCtccat GGATACGCGCCGATCTGTTTGGGACATGAGGACTTTTACATTAGGCGATTGTATCATCGGATTCAG GATTGTTTTGAACGACCTATATCGAGTGCACCTGATGCTTGGTTTGATGTGGTTGAGCGTTACTCTAACGATAACAACAAGACTTTTAA GCGAACAACAAAGACTAGCAGGTGTCTCAATTTGGGATCCTACAATTATCTCGGATTTGGTTCTTTTGATGAATATTGCACGCCTCGTGTTATCGAGTCCTTGAAGAAATTTTCAGCAAGTACATGTAGCTCTCGTGTTGATGCAG GAACTACATTTGTGCATGCAGAACTTGAGGAATGTGTTACTAGATTTGTTGGAAAGCCTGCTGCTGTTGTTTTTGGCATGGGCTATGCAACAAACTCTGCTATCATTCCAGTCTTGATTGGAAAG GGAGGGTTGATTATAAGTGATTCTTTAAACCATAGTTCGATTGTCAATGGTGCTCGAGGTTCAGGAGCCACCATCCGCGTTTTCCAGCATAACA cGCCTTCCCATTTGGAACGAGTTTTGAGAGAACAAATTGCAGATGGTCAACCTAGGACACATCGACCATGGAAGaaaattattgttgttgttgaaggcATTTACAGCATGGAAGGGGAGATTTGTCATCTGCCCGAAGTTGTTGCCATATGCAAGAAGTATAAG GCGTATGTTTACTTGGATGAAGCTCACAGCATTGGGGCAATTGGTAAAACAGGAAAGGGTATTTGTGAACTCCTGGGAGTTGACACAGCTGATGTGGACGTAATGATGGGAACCTTCACGAAATCTTTTGGGTCTTGTGGTGGCTATATTGCTGGATCAAAG GAGCTCGTCCAGTATTTAAAGCATCAATGTCCAGCTCACCTTTACGCAACATCAATACCAACTCCTTCCGCACAACAAATCATATCTGCTATTAAAGTTATTCTGGGAGAGGATGGTTCAAATCGAG GGGCACAAAAGCTAGCTAGAATACGTGAGAACAGCAACTTTTTCCGGGCTGAACTGCAGAAGATGGGATTTGAGGTACTTGGAGACAATGACTCCCCAGTCATGCCAATAATGCTTTACAACCCAGCAAAAATTCCAGCTTTCTCAAGAGAATGTCTGCGACAAAAA GTGGCAGTGGTCGTCGTGGGTTTCCCAGCTACACCTTTACTGCTGGCTAGGGCACGTATTTGCATATCTGCATCTCATTCAAGAGAAGATCTTATAAGAGCCCTCAAG GTTATAAGCAAAGTAGGGGACCTAAGTGGTATAAAATATTTCCCGGCAGAGCCAAAGAAGATAGAACAGACGAAAAATGACATCAAGCTGGACTGA